From a single Vitis vinifera cultivar Pinot Noir 40024 chromosome 18, ASM3070453v1 genomic region:
- the LOC100245921 gene encoding uncharacterized protein LOC100245921: protein MSMLDSFFNKGFKGSKCKTLLKLTIPRIKLLRNRREIQIKQMRRDIAKLLETGQEATARIRVEHIIREENMMAAQEIIELYCELISVRLPIIETQRECPLDLKEAISSLCFAAPRCADLPELLQVQMLMASKYGKEFVAAATELMPDCGVCRQLIELLSVRAPSPDVKLKLLKEIAEEHGLDWDPAASETEFFKPHEDLLNGPTQFVSGSKLPLPKEKHDESLHSASEQTPKEEDSDSDAGFFDPLDFPEVPKATLQPRVDAVSPPAMFPPSPSAPHHQVNYEALRHSEVNENLLRQPHPQPQEAAEERTVADRNESPDVSVKAMEDKQFVPFISRPILASASFSARQNNPPPPPNLSRTKTEADIDLQDVLAAAQVAAESAERAAAAARSAASLAQVRIAEIMKKNDQVLDSSCENPFHTDTSDQSPTTEKPHVDHHNSLGDSDGVSNPLDAHQDPENYQASEALNLPSYDRDKVGIDSSPSDDHVIEDKPAHHQPQRLPSMDDDSYFSYPNLFTSQGSNLGSGVHSFTDTSRSTHEH from the exons ATGTCGATGCTCGATTCCTTCTTCAACAAGGGCTTCAAAGGTTCGAAATg TAAAACCCTACTGAAACTTACAATCCCTCGCATAAAGTTGTTAAGGAACAGGAGAGAGATTCAGATAAAGCAAATGCGCCGAGACATTGCTAAGCTTCTTGAGACTGGTCAAGAAGCTACTGCTCGAATCCGG gtggAGCATATAATAAGAGAAGAGAATATGATGGCTGCTCAAGAGATCATTGAGCTGTACTGTGAGCTTATTTCTGTTcgcctcccaatcattgaaacaCAAAg GGAATGTCCCTTAGACCTGAAGGAAGCAATATCGAGTTTGTGTTTTGCTGCACCGAGATGTGCAGATCTACCAGAGCTGCTGCAGGTTCAAATGCTAATGGCCTCCAAATATGGGAAGGAATTTGTAGCGGCTGCAACTGAGCTCATGCCAGATTGTGGTGTTTGTCGCCAG TTGATTGAACTGCTTTCTGTCCGTGCTCCTTCTCCTGATGTGAAACTGAAGCTACTCAAGGAAATTGCTGAAGAGCATGGGCTAGATTGGGATCCAGCTGCCTCTGAAACTGAGTTTTTCAAGCCACATGAAGACTTGCTG AATGGCCCAACACAGTTTGTCAGTGGATCTAAATTGCCTCTTCCcaaggagaaacatgatgaATCATTGCACTCTGCCAGTGAACAAACACCCAAGGAAGAGGATTCTGATTCTGATGCTGGCTTCTTCGACCCATTAGATTTTCCTGAAGTTCCCAAGGCAACATTACAGCCAAGAGTGGATGCCGTCTCCCCCCCTGCAATGTTCCCACCTTCTCCATCTGCTCCTCACCATCAAGTTAATTATGAAGCACTGAGACATTCTGAAGTTAATGAAAACCTATTACGTCAACCACATCCACAACCTCAGGAAGCAGCGGAAGAAAGAACAGTGGCTGACCGAAATGAATCGCCTGATGTTTCAGTCAAAGCTATGGAAGATAAACAGTTTGTGCCATTCATTTCTCGCCCGATATTGGCTTCTGCATCATTTTCAGCAAGGCAAAATAAtccacctccacctcccaatctcTCAAGAACCAAAACTGAGGCCGATATTGATTTGCAGGATGTATTGGCTGCTGCTCAGGTGGCTGCAGAAAGTGCTGAGCGGGCTGCTGCAGCAGCCCGCTCAGCAGCTAGCCTTGCACAGGTCAGAATTGCtgaaatcatgaagaaaaatgatcaGGTCCTTGATAGTAGCTGTGAGAATCCATTCCATACTGATACATCTGATCAATCACCTACAACAGAAAAGCCACATGTCGATCATCACAACTCTCTGGGTGATTCTGATGGTGTTTCAAATCCCTTGGATGCTCATCAAGACCCTGAGAATTACCAGGCATCAGAGGCATTGAATCTTCCTTCATATGACAGAGACAAGGTGGGTATTGATTCCTCACCATCCGATGATCATGTGATTGAAGACAAGCCTGCTCATCACCAACCTCAGAGATTGCCCTCCATGGACGACGACTCATATTTTTCGTACCCAAACTTATTCACCTCACAGGGATCAAATCTTGGATCTGGTGTTCATTCGTTTACGGATACTTCCCGATCCACTCATGAGCACTGA
- the LOC104882661 gene encoding elicitor peptide 6 — MEEPSTGEMTQRPTTVYYSHNPCYYLQEAIRAILKCLGLESSTSRDSSSSSSEQKDDDDTEASPQQSRSSTQQGAHSSSADSPSTTQQDNNTFEDAESARVLRRGPTRPPISFESRPGGGSQIN, encoded by the exons ATGGAGGAGCCATCAACCGGGGAGATGACACAGAGACCAACAACTGTTTACTACTCTCACAATCCATGCTATTATCTTCAAGAAGCTATAAGGGCTATTCTCAAGTGTTTGGGCCTGGAATCTTCTACTTCTAGGGACTCTTCGTCAAGCAGTTCAGAACAAAAGGATGATGACGACACTGAAGCAAGTCCCCAACAATCTCGTTCTTCTACACAACAAGGAGCACACTCATCGTCAGCTGACTCTCCTTCAACTACACAACAAGATAACAACACCTTC GAGGATGCTGAAAGTGCGCGTGTATTGAGGAGAGGGCCTACAAGGCCACCAATAAGTTTTGAAAGCAGGCCTGGAGGTGGTTCTCAGATTAACTGA